In one Culex quinquefasciatus strain JHB chromosome 2, VPISU_Cqui_1.0_pri_paternal, whole genome shotgun sequence genomic region, the following are encoded:
- the LOC119766072 gene encoding uncharacterized protein LOC119766072, with protein sequence MPSSQPLVVPPQSMLPSQPLVSAQPPPQTMPLLQPLVLPPPQIQAPPPPLITQPLQTAPQALTHAAPTSSSSSTATNRILKHDLLDEYSTANLSQLNDLCNSSNNVLDLCYASSNVPVNCALLPAPSPLVKDVRHHLPFLVSISCTVFTFSDTNGSTFIDYRNGNYDGMNEFLATVNWTRLMANLDANEAAVTWTEILTQAINVFIPKKQRQPPQHPPWSTHRLKKLKTVKRAALKKYAKHPTDRWKNHYRSKNRKYSLLNNQLFRRHLNRTQSRLKREPKKFWNHVNEQRKETGLPTSMVLDGDEATTTESICDLFRRQFCSVFNNETVADSQVARAASNVPLRPPIGPHPVISSESVRRACARLKSSNSCGPDGIPAVVLKKCCDALAEPLAQLFNTSLSTGVFPCFWKKSFVFPVHKKGPKRDVRNYRGIAALCAVSKLFEVIVLDFIKFNCCDYIAQEQHGFMAKRSTSSNLVTYSSFILRTMQKRKQIDAIYTDLSAAFDKLNHRIAVAKLERLGFSGSLLEWLRSYLTGREMSVKLLNATVQVLCQFAKVWFPFSNNNISSRS encoded by the exons ATGCCCTCGTCCCAGCCTCTGGTTGTGCCACCGCAGTCCATGCTTCCCTCGCAGCCTCTGGTCTCAGCGCAGCCGCCACCGCAAACCATGCCCTTGCTCCAGCCTCTGGTTTTGCCGCCGCCGCAAATACAGGCCCCGCCTCCGCCTCTGATTACGCAGCCGCTGCAGACTGCGCCTCAGGCTTTAACCCACGCCGCACCAACATCTTCCTCGTCATCTACCGCTACCAACCGCATT CTTAAACACGATCTCCTGGACGAATATTCGACTGCGAACCTGAGCCAGTTAAACGACTTGTGCAACAGCTCCAACAACGTGCTCGACCTTTGCTATGCCAGCTCAAATGTACCTGTCAATTGTGCCCTCCTCCCAGCACCTTCACCTCTCGTGAAAGACGTTCGTCACCACTTGCCCTTCCTGGTTTCTATCTCGTGTACAGTGTTCACCTTTAGTGACACGAACGGTAGTACCTTCATAGACTACCGCAATGGTAACTACGATGGTATGAACGAATTCTTGGCAACCGTTAACTGGACTCGACTGATGGCCAATCTCGACGCCAACGAAGCTGCTGTTACTTGGACGGAAATTTTGACGCAAGCAATCAACGTCTTCATTCCGAAGAAACAGCGGCAACCTCCTCAACATCCACCATGGTCTACTCACCGCCTGAAGAAGCTTAAGACCGTGAAACGTGCCGCACTCAAAAAATATGCCAAGCATCCGACAGATCGTTGGAAAAACCACTACAGATCTAAGAACCGGAAGTACAGTTTGTTAAACAACCAACTTTTTCGCCGCCACCTGAACCGCACCCAGAGCCGCTTGAAACGTGAACCCAAAAAGTTTTGGAACCACGTCAACGAGCAGCGGAAAGAAACTGGTCTCCCAACCTCCATGGTACTCGACGGTGATGAGGCTACAACCACCGAGAGTATTTGTGACCTTTTCCGGCGCCAGTTCTGCAGTGTCTTCAATAACGAAACTGTAGCAGACTCGCAAGTTGCTAGGGCTGCTAGTAACGTTCCACTGCGACCTCCCATCGGACCTCATCCGGTGATAAGCTCCGAGTCCGTTCGCCGTGCCTGCGCCCGCCTGAAGAGTTCCAACAGCTGTGGACCGGATGGCATTCCCGCGGTTGTACTCAAAAAGTGTTGCGATGCACTCGCGGAACCGCTGGCTCAACTCTTCAACACCTCGCTTTCCACCGGAgttttcccatgtttctggaAGAAGTCGTTTGTGTTCCCTGTTCACAAAAAGGGGCCTAAACGAGACGTCCGGAACTACCGCGGAATCGCTGCACTCTGCGCTGTAAGCAAGCTCTTCGAAGTCATTGTACTAGACTTCATCAAGTTCAACTGTTGTGATTATATCGCCCAGGAACAGCATGGCTTTATGGCGAAACGTTCTACCAGTTCCAATCTGGTCACCTATTCGTCCTTCATCCTACGAACCATGCAGAAACGGAAACAAATTGACGCCATCTACACGGATCTATCGGCAGCATTCGACAAGCTAAACCACCGTATTGCTGTTGCTAAACTCGAGCGACTGGGCTTCAGCGGTTCTCTGCTCGAATGGCTTCGCTCCTACCTCACCGGACGAGAAATGAGCGTGAAA